In one Phycisphaerae bacterium genomic region, the following are encoded:
- a CDS encoding Gfo/Idh/MocA family oxidoreductase, translating to MIRVGLIGAGFIGRNHFNQYEKMPERVTLIICDKEPDRREGDWSKVGGNIADSKGSKRDVSHLQRYSDWKQLIADPNVDAVDICVPTPLHKEITLAALLSGKHVLCEKPMALTVEDCDTMLAAAAKSKARFMVAQVIRFWPEYRFLRQIVENRRYGQLKALHLRRQAATPGYTLNNWVLNPKLSGGAVLDLHVHDVDFVLGLLGKPKAVCAQGHIKPNGSCDRIHAQWYYDAVPLVQLEGWWDMPGNFPFNMGFTAVFENGGVHWDMNTGKPLAVYENGKDPYTPEIPTEDGYYAEIDYFLSCIEQNRDPKLTTPKESRDAVALALAEQQSAETARQVEIT from the coding sequence ATGATTCGCGTAGGCCTGATCGGCGCCGGTTTCATCGGACGCAACCACTTCAACCAGTACGAGAAGATGCCCGAACGGGTGACTCTCATCATCTGCGACAAGGAGCCCGATCGCCGCGAAGGCGACTGGTCGAAGGTCGGCGGCAATATCGCCGACTCCAAGGGCAGTAAGCGGGACGTGAGCCATCTGCAGCGATATTCCGACTGGAAGCAGTTGATCGCCGACCCGAACGTCGACGCCGTGGACATCTGCGTTCCGACGCCGCTGCACAAGGAAATCACCTTGGCCGCCCTGCTGTCAGGCAAGCACGTCCTGTGTGAAAAACCCATGGCACTGACGGTTGAAGACTGCGATACCATGCTGGCCGCCGCCGCTAAGTCGAAGGCCAGGTTCATGGTCGCCCAGGTGATCCGCTTCTGGCCGGAATACCGCTTCCTTCGGCAGATTGTCGAGAACCGCCGGTACGGCCAACTGAAGGCTCTGCACCTCCGCCGCCAGGCCGCCACCCCGGGCTACACCTTGAACAACTGGGTGCTCAATCCGAAACTCTCGGGCGGGGCCGTCCTCGACCTGCACGTGCACGACGTGGATTTCGTCCTCGGGCTTCTGGGCAAGCCGAAAGCCGTCTGCGCCCAAGGTCACATCAAACCCAACGGCAGTTGCGACCGCATCCATGCCCAGTGGTACTACGATGCGGTCCCCCTGGTTCAATTGGAGGGCTGGTGGGACATGCCGGGAAACTTCCCCTTCAACATGGGCTTCACCGCCGTCTTCGAAAACGGCGGCGTCCACTGGGACATGAACACCGGCAAACCGCTGGCCGTTTATGAGAACGGCAAGGACCCCTACACGCCGGAGATCCCCACAGAAGACGGCTACTATGCCGAGATTGACTACTTCCTCAGTTGCATCGAGCAGAACCGGGACCCGAAGCTGACCACGCCGAAAGAAAGCCGCGACGCCGTGGCCCTGGCGCTGGCCGAACAGCAAAGTGCGGAAACAGCTCGACAGGTCGAGATTACCTGA
- a CDS encoding Gfo/Idh/MocA family oxidoreductase, whose translation MNKVKVGIIGSGFVADLHAAAFKMIPEGEVVAVASPSPGKAKKFAEERGIPKAFHDYHDLLAVKDIEMVNLCVPNDLHAEVAVAAAKAGKHVVCEKPLCRTLDEADGMIAACRDAGVLLMYAEELCFAPKYVRAKTLVDEGALGKAFLVKQSEEHFGPHMPWFWDVNRSGGGVLLDMGCHSIEFARWVFGKPAVKSVYAQMGTYVHADKTRGEDHSLCIVEYEGGRVGLAENSWAKQGGVDDRCEIYGSGGFTRADLLRGSALLTYSQPGYGYAVEKAATTKGYTFTMFEEIWNYGFPQEMAHFCRCVRGLEKPIETGEDGREVLKIILAAYHSAGTGRRIEWPYQPPKTDKPIDLWRQIDTPKP comes from the coding sequence ATGAACAAGGTCAAGGTCGGTATCATCGGCTCGGGTTTTGTTGCAGATCTGCATGCGGCGGCTTTCAAGATGATCCCTGAAGGCGAAGTCGTCGCCGTGGCGTCGCCCTCCCCCGGCAAGGCGAAAAAGTTCGCCGAGGAGCGGGGCATACCGAAAGCCTTCCACGACTATCATGACCTGCTGGCTGTGAAAGATATCGAGATGGTCAATCTGTGCGTTCCCAACGACCTGCATGCCGAGGTCGCGGTCGCCGCGGCCAAGGCCGGCAAGCACGTCGTCTGCGAGAAACCGCTCTGTCGCACCCTCGATGAGGCCGACGGAATGATCGCCGCGTGCCGCGATGCGGGTGTTCTGCTCATGTACGCCGAGGAACTGTGCTTTGCGCCCAAGTATGTGCGAGCCAAGACCTTGGTCGACGAGGGCGCCTTGGGCAAGGCGTTCCTGGTCAAGCAGAGCGAAGAGCATTTCGGTCCGCACATGCCGTGGTTCTGGGATGTGAATCGCTCGGGTGGCGGCGTGCTGCTGGACATGGGCTGCCACAGCATCGAATTCGCCCGCTGGGTATTCGGCAAGCCGGCCGTCAAGAGCGTCTACGCTCAAATGGGCACATACGTGCACGCCGACAAGACCAGGGGCGAAGACCACAGCCTCTGCATCGTCGAGTACGAAGGCGGCCGCGTTGGCTTGGCTGAGAACAGTTGGGCCAAGCAAGGGGGCGTCGACGATCGATGCGAGATCTACGGCTCAGGTGGCTTCACGCGAGCCGACCTGCTCCGCGGCAGCGCCCTGCTGACCTATAGCCAGCCGGGTTATGGGTATGCCGTCGAGAAGGCCGCTACCACCAAAGGGTACACCTTCACCATGTTCGAGGAAATCTGGAACTACGGCTTCCCGCAGGAAATGGCTCACTTTTGCCGATGCGTTCGCGGACTGGAAAAACCCATCGAAACGGGCGAGGACGGACGCGAGGTGCTCAAAATCATCCTGGCAGCCTACCACTCCGCTGGCACTGGCCGGCGAATTGAATGGCCATACCAGCCCCCCAAAACAGACAAGCCCATAGACCTGTGGCGACAGATCGACACCCCAAAACCATAA
- a CDS encoding heavy-metal-associated domain-containing protein — translation MTRTILTIRGLHNKRSASNVARSLKATKGVTGVAIDVQSRSACVEHDEQAKVEQLISAVKQVGLQVDGFKPSDAEA, via the coding sequence GTGACCAGAACAATTCTGACTATTCGAGGGCTGCATAATAAGAGGTCGGCGTCGAACGTTGCCCGCAGTTTGAAGGCCACGAAGGGCGTGACGGGGGTGGCGATTGACGTGCAGTCTCGCAGCGCCTGCGTCGAACACGACGAGCAGGCCAAGGTTGAACAACTGATCAGTGCGGTGAAGCAGGTGGGGCTTCAGGTGGACGGTTTTAAGCCGTCGGACGCTGAAGCGTAA
- a CDS encoding methyltransferase, giving the protein MSKQWTNEQILDLARAYQPACVIAAAADLDLFTVIADQEMAADTLAGRLQVDTRALTVLLDALASIGLLNKRHGKYRTPAEVSAALSQDGPRSVLPMVQHTANCMRRWAHLARVVKTGRPAERTPSIRGEAADQAAFIGAMHVVSEPVADRVVSDIHPPPFKHLLDIGGASGTWTMAFLRLDPQATATIFDLPEVIPMAEQRLREAGFAERVRLAPGDFYVDKLPAGADLVWLSAIAHQNSRRQNRELFAGIHDALIPGGTLLLRDVVMNDDHTAPPGGAMFAVNMLVNTEGGGTYSLSEYRQDLEASGFKDVRLLREDPWMNSVIRASRN; this is encoded by the coding sequence ATGTCGAAACAATGGACGAACGAACAAATCCTCGATCTCGCACGCGCATACCAGCCGGCCTGTGTGATCGCGGCGGCGGCCGACCTCGACCTGTTCACCGTCATCGCCGACCAGGAGATGGCTGCCGACACGCTTGCCGGCCGACTCCAGGTCGATACCCGCGCATTGACCGTGCTGCTGGATGCGCTGGCCTCCATCGGGCTCCTGAACAAACGTCACGGAAAGTACCGCACGCCGGCCGAGGTCTCCGCCGCCCTGTCGCAGGACGGCCCACGATCGGTCCTGCCGATGGTCCAGCACACCGCTAATTGCATGCGCAGATGGGCGCATCTCGCCCGCGTCGTCAAGACCGGCCGTCCCGCCGAGCGAACACCCAGCATCCGGGGCGAAGCAGCGGACCAGGCCGCGTTCATCGGAGCAATGCATGTCGTTTCCGAACCGGTTGCCGACCGGGTCGTCTCGGACATCCATCCTCCCCCGTTTAAGCACCTGCTCGACATCGGCGGGGCGTCGGGAACCTGGACCATGGCCTTCCTGCGACTCGACCCCCAAGCCACCGCCACGATCTTCGACCTTCCCGAGGTGATTCCCATGGCCGAGCAGCGGCTCCGCGAGGCCGGCTTCGCCGAGCGCGTCAGGCTCGCCCCCGGCGACTTCTACGTCGACAAGCTCCCCGCCGGCGCCGACCTTGTCTGGCTCAGTGCCATCGCCCATCAGAACTCGCGGAGGCAAAACCGCGAACTGTTTGCCGGGATTCACGACGCCCTGATCCCGGGCGGAACGCTCCTCCTGCGAGACGTGGTCATGAACGACGACCACACCGCCCCGCCGGGCGGGGCAATGTTCGCCGTCAACATGCTGGTCAACACCGAAGGCGGGGGCACGTACTCGTTGAGCGAGTACCGCCAAGACCTCGAAGCCTCCGGATTCAAAGACGTCCGTCTGCTCCGTGAAGACCCGTGGATGAATTCAGTCATCCGGGCCTCCCGAAACTGA